In one Komagataeibacter sp. FNDCR2 genomic region, the following are encoded:
- a CDS encoding protein adenylyltransferase SelO — protein sequence MPFSKTYTPATHHSRLGNEFYDVVKAADFPAHILRYRNDDVAPRIGLDTLDDAEWIRHFGYFDPLPGSLPQPLALRYHGHQFRAYNPDLGDGRGFLFAQLVDAVDGRLLDIGTKGSGTTPWSRGGDGRLTLKGGIREILASERLDALGVRTSRTLSVIETGESLHRGDEPSPTRSCVLARLSHSHIRIGTFQRLMAHDDRESVQQLVAYVIETYYPHLSGAPDPAAALYDAATTRIAEMTAQWMAAGFVHGVLNTDNINITGESFDYGPWRFLPHFDPDFTAAYFDHSGLYAYGRQPRAMTWNVARLGECLLPFSRIETIQSIFNDFQARYERFLDITVLKRLGLKEDSRKSSTDLRQSLFSFMQESQIGFEFPFFDWYGGPTSQERATSGLRKDFYAQDSFRPLHDRIMLHEPAPGIDLSHPYFGGEAPSMMPVETVEAIWQPIASADDWSHLHAALSRIASTKAALDTAPR from the coding sequence ATGCCCTTTTCCAAAACCTACACCCCCGCCACGCATCACAGCCGACTGGGAAATGAATTCTATGATGTGGTGAAAGCCGCCGACTTTCCCGCCCATATCCTGCGCTACCGCAATGACGACGTCGCGCCGCGCATCGGTCTCGATACCCTTGATGACGCGGAGTGGATCCGCCATTTCGGTTATTTCGACCCGTTGCCCGGCTCGCTGCCCCAGCCGCTGGCGCTGCGCTATCACGGCCATCAGTTCCGCGCGTACAATCCCGACCTTGGCGATGGCCGGGGCTTCCTGTTCGCGCAGCTTGTGGACGCGGTGGATGGCCGGCTGCTCGATATCGGCACCAAGGGCAGTGGCACCACGCCCTGGTCGCGCGGGGGGGACGGGCGGCTGACGCTGAAGGGCGGGATCCGTGAAATCCTGGCCAGCGAACGGCTGGACGCGCTGGGCGTGCGCACATCGCGCACCCTGAGCGTGATCGAAACGGGCGAGAGCCTGCACCGGGGCGACGAACCCTCACCCACGCGGTCATGCGTGCTGGCGCGGCTCAGCCATTCCCACATCCGTATCGGCACGTTCCAGCGCCTGATGGCCCATGACGACAGGGAAAGCGTCCAGCAACTGGTGGCCTATGTGATCGAGACCTATTACCCCCACCTGTCCGGCGCGCCGGACCCCGCCGCGGCGCTGTATGACGCCGCGACCACCCGCATTGCCGAAATGACCGCCCAGTGGATGGCGGCGGGCTTTGTCCATGGCGTGCTCAATACCGACAACATCAATATCACGGGCGAGAGCTTCGATTACGGCCCATGGCGGTTCCTGCCCCATTTCGACCCTGACTTCACCGCCGCCTATTTCGATCATTCCGGCCTGTACGCCTATGGCCGCCAGCCCCGGGCAATGACGTGGAACGTGGCGCGGCTGGGGGAATGCCTGCTGCCTTTTTCCCGCATTGAGACCATACAAAGTATTTTTAACGACTTTCAGGCACGATACGAAAGATTTCTCGATATTACAGTGCTCAAGCGGCTGGGACTGAAAGAGGATTCAAGAAAATCATCCACTGATTTGCGTCAATCCCTGTTCTCTTTCATGCAGGAAAGTCAGATCGGGTTTGAATTTCCGTTTTTTGACTGGTATGGTGGCCCCACAAGTCAGGAACGCGCCACATCAGGACTACGTAAGGACTTTTATGCTCAGGACAGCTTCCGGCCCCTGCACGACCGGATCATGCTGCATGAGCCCGCACCGGGCATCGACCTGTCGCATCCCTATTTCGGGGGCGAGGCACCATCCATGATGCCCGTTGAAACCGTGGAAGCCATCTGGCAGCCCATCGCCAGCGCCGATGACTGGTCGCACCTGCACGCCGCACTCAGCCGGATCGCCAGCACGAAAGCCGCCCTGGATACCGCCCCCCGCTAA
- a CDS encoding enoyl-CoA hydratase/isomerase family protein has translation MNPELIHIRQTGRLGRITLDRPRALNALNMDMITRISACLHAWRHDPTIETVLLDSTSPRAFCAGGDIRAIRARLEHGDFAGAMEPFRSSYRLASLLAGYPKPVVSFMDGIAMGGGIGLGGHVRYRIVTERACLAMPETAIALTPDAGGSYLLSRAPGLSGLRLGLTGGRMDATAALDAGFADRQAHSGTLGELADALAHQPAVRVMDSLPPCPALPCGPDTAAIAPVYGAPDMPELLRRLHAHPADWARADMAAMRNASPFSLCVTFAAYHAARALPDLDRVLEQEFRLICHLQRRPDFAEGVRARLIDKDNTPRWTPESIAAVSTLDVAACLHDPIAFSLDLPVCDPESC, from the coding sequence ATGAACCCTGAACTGATCCACATACGCCAGACCGGCAGGCTGGGGCGCATCACGCTGGACCGCCCCCGCGCGCTCAATGCCCTGAACATGGACATGATAACCCGCATAAGCGCCTGCCTGCATGCCTGGCGGCACGACCCGACCATCGAGACCGTGCTGCTGGACAGCACCAGCCCCAGGGCCTTCTGCGCCGGGGGCGACATCCGCGCCATCCGCGCCCGGCTGGAACATGGTGACTTCGCGGGGGCGATGGAACCGTTCCGCAGCAGCTACCGGCTGGCGTCCCTTCTGGCGGGGTATCCGAAGCCGGTCGTCTCCTTCATGGACGGGATCGCCATGGGGGGTGGCATCGGGCTGGGCGGGCATGTGCGCTACCGGATCGTGACCGAGCGCGCCTGCCTCGCCATGCCCGAAACCGCCATTGCCCTGACACCGGATGCGGGGGGGTCCTACCTTCTGTCGCGCGCGCCGGGCCTGAGCGGGCTGCGCCTGGGGCTGACCGGCGGCCGGATGGACGCCACCGCCGCCCTTGACGCCGGTTTTGCCGACCGGCAGGCCCATTCCGGCACGCTGGGCGAACTGGCCGACGCCCTGGCGCACCAGCCCGCGGTCCGGGTCATGGACAGCCTGCCCCCCTGTCCCGCCCTGCCCTGCGGGCCGGATACGGCCGCCATCGCGCCGGTCTATGGCGCGCCGGACATGCCCGAACTCCTGCGCAGGCTGCACGCCCATCCCGCCGACTGGGCGCGCGCGGATATGGCGGCCATGCGAAACGCCAGTCCCTTTTCGTTATGCGTCACCTTCGCCGCCTACCATGCGGCCCGCGCGCTGCCCGACCTGGACCGGGTGCTGGAGCAGGAATTCCGCCTGATCTGCCACCTGCAGCGCCGTCCCGACTTTGCCGAAGGCGTGCGCGCGCGCCTGATCGACAAGGACAACACCCCGCGCTGGACACCGGAGAGCATCGCCGCCGTCTCCACGCTGGACGTCGCGGCCTGCCTGCATGACCCGATAGCTTTTTCGCTTGACCTTCCGGTATGCGATCCCGAGTCCTGCTAA
- a CDS encoding flavin reductase, with protein MGVDALTFRNAMARLGAAVNVVTTGTLDDPAGFTASAVCSVTDTPPTVLVCLNRNSRVRDRFRVDAAMCINVLAAGQKDISGVFASSLEQAERFRSGHWDTLTTGAPVLEEAVLSLDCRIERIVEVGTHSVMFGAVESVRSGSARGGLVYFNRTYHMLPHTEE; from the coding sequence ATGGGAGTTGACGCCCTTACCTTTCGTAACGCCATGGCGCGCCTTGGCGCGGCGGTAAATGTTGTTACGACCGGAACACTGGATGACCCGGCGGGTTTTACGGCGTCCGCCGTCTGTTCGGTCACGGATACGCCGCCCACCGTCCTGGTCTGTCTCAACCGCAATTCCCGCGTGCGGGACCGTTTCCGGGTGGATGCGGCCATGTGCATCAATGTGCTCGCGGCCGGGCAGAAGGACATATCGGGCGTGTTCGCCAGTTCCCTCGAACAGGCGGAGCGTTTCCGTTCCGGCCACTGGGATACGCTGACCACGGGCGCGCCCGTGCTGGAGGAGGCGGTGCTGTCGCTTGACTGCCGCATCGAGCGCATTGTCGAGGTCGGCACCCACAGCGTCATGTTCGGCGCGGTGGAAAGCGTGCGCAGCGGCAGCGCGCGTGGCGGGCTGGTCTATTTCAACCGCACCTACCACATGCTGCCCCATACGGAGGAATGA
- a CDS encoding transcriptional repressor gives MARTTQMAPTGPSEGMDALLDQAAALCHKRAVRLTDMRRLVLGLVLAADRPLGAYELLERIRVSRGRPVAPPTVYRALDFLLEQGLVHKIERLSAFVGCRHMLESGHACHGHVHAAQFLICTRCGRVTELDDPHILHALLEVTRARGFSVRQTTVEAEGICAACA, from the coding sequence GTGGCCCGCACGACCCAGATGGCCCCGACCGGCCCGTCCGAAGGGATGGACGCGCTGCTCGATCAGGCCGCCGCCCTCTGCCACAAACGCGCGGTGCGGCTGACGGATATGCGCAGGCTGGTGCTGGGCCTTGTGCTGGCGGCGGACCGTCCGCTGGGGGCTTATGAACTGCTGGAACGGATCCGTGTCAGCCGGGGCAGGCCGGTGGCCCCGCCCACGGTGTACCGGGCGCTGGATTTCCTGCTGGAACAGGGGCTGGTCCACAAGATCGAACGTCTTTCCGCTTTTGTGGGCTGTCGCCATATGCTGGAATCGGGCCATGCCTGCCACGGCCATGTCCATGCGGCGCAATTCCTGATCTGCACCCGGTGCGGGCGCGTGACGGAACTCGATGATCCCCATATTCTCCATGCATTGCTGGAGGTCACGCGGGCGCGTGGTTTTTCGGTCAGGCAGACCACGGTCGAGGCCGAAGGCATATGCGCCGCCTGCGCCTGA
- a CDS encoding sugar porter family MFS transporter translates to MENQPQATGFDPARLRTLVIGCLAALAGLMAGLDIGVISGALDLVAKAFHASTIAQEWIVSAMMGGAAVGSLCGGWMSHQIGRKHALLVGALVFIGGSLACALAWSIPSMIVGRVVMGLAIGVAAFTAPLYLSEIASEQARGAMISTYQLMITAGIFIAFLTNTMFSYSGNWRGMFAVAAVPGVLFLIGVLFLPYSPRWLMMRGRRSEALQVLEDLRDDRSVAMQEIQNISRQLQMKQRGWSLLRHNANFRRSIFLGIALQAMQQLAGVNVVMYYAPRIFALAGYVGPAQLWCTAMVGLVNMLATFIAVGLVDRWGRKPILYTGFIIMAIGMGFLGLVLNHPDLGQTEQIISVFMLLIYISGFAMSAGPLMWVLCSEVQPLQGRDLGISISTLTNWVANMIVGASFLSLLQWLGNGPTFWLFAGFNLVFVLVTWRFIPETRDMSLERIERRLMAGLPLREIGQGRPLPGEEG, encoded by the coding sequence ATGGAAAATCAGCCTCAGGCCACCGGGTTCGATCCGGCCCGCCTGCGCACTCTTGTCATTGGTTGCCTTGCGGCGCTGGCCGGTCTTATGGCCGGGCTTGATATCGGGGTCATATCCGGGGCGCTGGATCTGGTGGCGAAGGCTTTCCATGCCTCCACCATCGCGCAGGAATGGATCGTCAGCGCCATGATGGGCGGGGCCGCCGTGGGCTCGTTATGCGGGGGGTGGATGTCGCACCAGATCGGGCGCAAGCATGCGCTGCTGGTCGGTGCGCTGGTGTTCATCGGCGGGTCGCTGGCCTGCGCGCTGGCGTGGTCGATTCCGTCCATGATCGTGGGGCGCGTGGTCATGGGGCTGGCGATCGGGGTCGCGGCGTTCACCGCGCCGCTCTACCTGTCCGAGATTGCAAGCGAACAGGCGCGCGGGGCCATGATCTCGACCTACCAGCTTATGATTACGGCGGGTATTTTCATCGCTTTCCTGACCAACACGATGTTCAGCTACTCGGGCAACTGGCGCGGCATGTTCGCCGTGGCGGCGGTGCCGGGCGTGCTGTTCCTGATTGGCGTGCTGTTCCTGCCCTACAGCCCGCGCTGGCTCATGATGCGCGGCCGCCGTAGCGAGGCGCTCCAGGTGCTTGAGGACCTGCGCGACGACCGGAGCGTCGCCATGCAGGAAATACAGAATATCAGCCGCCAGTTGCAGATGAAGCAGCGCGGCTGGAGCCTGCTGCGCCATAACGCCAATTTCCGCCGCTCCATCTTCCTCGGCATTGCGCTACAGGCCATGCAGCAGCTCGCGGGCGTGAATGTGGTGATGTACTACGCCCCGCGCATATTCGCGCTGGCGGGTTATGTCGGCCCCGCGCAGCTATGGTGCACGGCCATGGTGGGTCTGGTGAACATGCTGGCCACCTTTATTGCCGTGGGGCTGGTGGATCGCTGGGGGCGTAAGCCGATCCTGTATACCGGCTTCATCATCATGGCGATCGGCATGGGTTTTCTCGGGCTGGTGCTGAACCATCCCGATCTGGGGCAGACGGAGCAGATCATCTCCGTGTTCATGCTGCTGATCTATATTTCCGGGTTCGCCATGTCCGCCGGGCCGCTGATGTGGGTGCTGTGTTCGGAGGTGCAGCCGCTGCAGGGGCGTGACCTTGGCATTTCCATTTCCACGCTGACCAACTGGGTCGCCAACATGATCGTGGGGGCAAGCTTCCTGTCCCTGCTGCAATGGCTGGGCAATGGCCCCACCTTCTGGCTGTTCGCGGGGTTCAACCTGGTCTTCGTGCTGGTGACATGGCGCTTCATTCCGGAAACACGGGACATGTCGCTCGAACGGATCGAACGGCGGCTCATGGCAGGCCTGCCGCTGCGTGAAATCGGGCAGGGGCGGCCCCTGCCGGGTGAGGAAGGGTAG
- a CDS encoding folylpolyglutamate synthase/dihydrofolate synthase family protein: MSAPTLGPEFVGRAGQILERLNRLYPALIDLSLTRLETLLARLGHPERQLPPVVHVAGTNGKGSTCALMRAVAEAAGWRVHVLTSPHLVHVTERFRIAGELVSESELTAVLEEIERVNAGAPITVFEVLTAAGFVLCARHPADLAIVEVGLGGRHDATNVLQRPAACAITAISMDHESFLGDTLAAIAGEKAGIMKPHVPVTTGHQPAEVMEVLEHTARENAAPLWRRGHEWSITPTPDGAGLQYRDAHGALDLPLPGLGGAHQIDNAGLAIATLRATGLPLPPRAWSGIAQACWPARMQRLTGHLAALLPAGWELWLDGGHNPGAGDVLARVMDGWPDRPIHLVIGMKQTKDVTGFLAPLLPRAASVQAVAEEGQHLALPVADIIAASGGKATAGPTLHAALLHLAACNPATPPARVIICGSLYLAGVVLRHDGWQAS; the protein is encoded by the coding sequence ATGAGCGCGCCAACCCTCGGGCCTGAATTCGTCGGGCGGGCGGGGCAGATACTGGAACGGCTGAACCGCCTGTATCCGGCCCTGATCGACCTGTCGCTCACGCGGCTGGAAACGCTGCTGGCGCGCCTTGGCCACCCGGAGCGGCAGCTTCCGCCCGTGGTGCATGTGGCGGGCACCAATGGCAAGGGCAGCACATGCGCGCTCATGCGCGCCGTGGCCGAAGCGGCGGGCTGGCGCGTGCATGTCCTGACCTCTCCCCACCTCGTCCACGTGACCGAACGCTTCCGCATCGCGGGGGAACTGGTGAGCGAAAGCGAACTCACCGCCGTTCTGGAAGAAATAGAGCGGGTCAACGCGGGCGCGCCGATCACGGTGTTCGAAGTCCTGACGGCGGCGGGATTCGTCTTATGCGCGCGCCATCCGGCCGACCTCGCCATTGTGGAGGTCGGGCTGGGCGGGCGGCATGACGCCACCAACGTGCTGCAACGCCCGGCCGCCTGCGCGATCACCGCCATCTCGATGGATCATGAGTCTTTTCTGGGCGACACGCTCGCGGCCATCGCGGGTGAGAAGGCCGGGATCATGAAACCCCATGTACCCGTCACGACGGGCCACCAGCCCGCTGAAGTCATGGAGGTGCTGGAGCACACGGCGCGGGAAAACGCGGCCCCCCTGTGGCGGCGCGGGCATGAATGGTCCATCACCCCCACGCCCGACGGCGCGGGCCTGCAGTATCGCGACGCCCACGGCGCGCTCGACCTGCCCCTGCCCGGACTGGGCGGCGCGCACCAGATCGACAATGCCGGACTGGCCATAGCCACCCTGCGGGCCACGGGCCTGCCGCTGCCGCCACGGGCATGGTCCGGCATCGCACAGGCCTGCTGGCCCGCACGCATGCAGCGCCTGACCGGCCATCTGGCGGCGCTTCTTCCCGCCGGATGGGAACTGTGGCTCGACGGTGGCCATAACCCCGGCGCGGGCGATGTGCTGGCGCGGGTGATGGATGGATGGCCCGACCGCCCGATCCATCTTGTCATCGGCATGAAGCAGACCAAGGATGTCACCGGCTTCCTGGCCCCGCTCCTGCCGCGCGCGGCCTCCGTGCAGGCCGTGGCGGAGGAAGGCCAGCATCTGGCGCTGCCGGTGGCGGACATCATCGCGGCATCCGGCGGCAAGGCCACGGCCGGCCCCACATTACATGCGGCGCTGCTGCATCTGGCCGCGTGTAACCCTGCCACCCCGCCCGCGCGGGTAATCATATGCGGGAGCCTGTACCTGGCCGGGGTCGTACTCCGGCACGATGGCTGGCAGGCAAGCTGA
- the accD gene encoding acetyl-CoA carboxylase, carboxyltransferase subunit beta, with product MSWLTEYVRPKIRGLLKREVPDNLWTNCESCEQMILTKDLLKAMNVCPHCGHHMRASVPERLEWTFDNGEYTRIELPKAPVDPLSFRDRKRYTDRLKDERAKSHLDESMAVAHGRIGGHNAVVAVMAFEFIAGTMGAALGEAFLAAARLAILQQSPLVVFTASGGARMQEGMISLMQMPRTTVAVEMLKEAGLPYLVVLTNPTTGGVSASFAMLGDVQIAEPNALIGFAGQRVIEDTVREKLPEGFQRAEYLLEHGMLDMVIARGELPATLGRLIGQLNYRHIARPAA from the coding sequence ATGAGCTGGCTGACCGAATATGTCCGCCCCAAGATCCGCGGCCTGCTCAAGCGGGAAGTGCCGGACAATCTGTGGACCAACTGCGAATCCTGCGAGCAGATGATCCTGACCAAGGACCTGCTCAAGGCCATGAACGTATGCCCGCATTGCGGCCACCACATGCGCGCCAGCGTGCCCGAACGGCTGGAATGGACGTTTGATAATGGGGAATACACCCGCATCGAACTGCCCAAGGCGCCGGTTGATCCCCTCTCCTTCCGCGACCGCAAGCGCTATACCGACCGCCTGAAGGATGAGCGCGCCAAATCCCATCTTGATGAATCCATGGCCGTGGCGCATGGGCGGATTGGCGGCCATAACGCGGTCGTGGCCGTCATGGCGTTCGAATTCATCGCGGGCACGATGGGGGCCGCACTGGGCGAAGCCTTCCTGGCCGCCGCCCGCCTGGCCATTCTCCAGCAGTCGCCGCTGGTCGTGTTCACCGCGTCGGGTGGCGCACGCATGCAGGAAGGCATGATCAGCCTCATGCAGATGCCCCGCACGACGGTCGCGGTGGAAATGCTCAAGGAAGCGGGGCTGCCCTATCTGGTGGTGCTGACCAATCCCACCACGGGCGGCGTCTCGGCGTCGTTTGCCATGCTGGGGGATGTCCAGATCGCAGAACCCAATGCCCTGATCGGCTTCGCGGGGCAGCGCGTGATCGAGGATACCGTGCGCGAGAAACTGCCCGAAGGCTTCCAGCGCGCGGAATACCTGCTCGAACACGGCATGCTGGACATGGTGATCGCACGTGGCGAACTGCCCGCGACACTGGGGCGGCTGATCGGTCAGCTCAACTACCGCCATATCGCCCGCCCCGCCGCCTGA
- the trpA gene encoding tryptophan synthase subunit alpha: MSRIARRFASLRQQGRGALIPYVEACDPDYDTALAILRGMPAAGADLIEVGVPFSDPSADGPTIQKAALRGLKAGSSMKRVLEMVAAFRADDDETPIILMGYTNPIGAYGPERFCADARKAGVDGLIVVDLPPEEADLLSAPAAQAGLDIIRLVAPTTPDDRLPVVFNGASGFVYYVSITGVTGTRTASTDELAHALPRLRRATDLPIAIGFGIRTPELAAGAVRVADAAVVASALLNTLEGTLDDAGQATDQTVPRVLAQLRTLADAVHAVRK, from the coding sequence GTGAGCCGCATCGCCCGCCGCTTCGCCAGCCTGCGCCAGCAGGGCCGTGGCGCCCTGATCCCGTATGTCGAAGCCTGTGACCCGGATTACGACACCGCGCTCGCGATCCTGCGCGGCATGCCCGCCGCCGGCGCCGACCTGATCGAGGTGGGCGTGCCCTTTTCCGATCCGTCCGCCGATGGCCCGACCATACAGAAGGCGGCCCTGCGCGGGCTGAAGGCCGGGTCCAGCATGAAGCGCGTGCTGGAAATGGTCGCGGCCTTCCGCGCGGATGATGATGAAACCCCGATCATCCTCATGGGCTATACCAACCCCATCGGCGCTTACGGGCCGGAGCGCTTCTGCGCGGATGCGCGCAAGGCGGGCGTGGACGGGCTGATCGTGGTTGACCTGCCACCGGAGGAAGCCGATCTGCTCAGCGCCCCCGCCGCACAGGCGGGGCTGGACATCATCCGCCTTGTCGCCCCCACCACGCCCGATGACCGGCTGCCCGTGGTCTTCAACGGCGCATCGGGGTTCGTGTATTATGTCAGCATTACCGGCGTAACCGGCACGCGCACCGCCAGCACCGATGAACTGGCCCACGCCCTGCCGCGCCTGCGCCGGGCCACCGACCTGCCCATCGCCATCGGCTTTGGCATCCGCACACCCGAACTGGCGGCCGGCGCCGTGCGCGTGGCCGATGCCGCCGTCGTGGCCTCGGCCCTGCTCAACACGCTCGAGGGTACGCTGGATGACGCGGGGCAGGCCACCGACCAGACCGTGCCGCGCGTTCTGGCGCAGTTGCGCACGCTGGCCGATGCGGTGCACGCGGTACGGAAGTAA
- the trpB gene encoding tryptophan synthase subunit beta, which translates to MSATDTQAGANSLRGGPDSRGRFGIFGGRFVAETLMPLILELDAAYRAARADPEFRRELDYYLKDYVGRPSPLWFARRMTEQLGGAKIYMKREELNHTGSHKLNNVMGQILLARRMGRTRIVAETGAGQHGVATATVCALFGMKCAIYMGATDVERQKPNVFRMRLLGAEVVPVTAGAGTLKDAMNEAMRDWVTNVHDTYFLVGTVAGPHPYPQMVRDFQSVIGVETKEQILAAEGRLPDAIVAAIGGGSNAMGIFHPFLDDPQVRLIGVEAAGLGLDSGRTAASIERGAPGVLHGNRTYLLQDADGQVTEAHSISAGLDYPGVGPEHSWLNDIGRAEYVGATDQEALDAFQLCTRTEGIIPALESAHAIAYAAKIAPDMPRDAIVVINISGRGDKDIFTVAEHLGVKL; encoded by the coding sequence TTGAGCGCAACAGATACACAGGCAGGCGCCAACAGCCTGCGCGGCGGCCCCGACAGCCGCGGCCGTTTTGGAATTTTTGGCGGTCGTTTCGTCGCGGAAACCCTGATGCCGCTGATCCTGGAACTGGACGCCGCCTACAGGGCGGCACGGGCGGATCCCGAATTCCGGCGCGAACTGGACTATTATCTCAAGGATTACGTCGGCCGTCCCAGCCCGTTATGGTTCGCGCGCCGCATGACCGAACAGCTTGGCGGCGCGAAAATCTACATGAAGCGCGAGGAGCTGAACCATACCGGCTCCCACAAGCTCAATAACGTCATGGGGCAGATCCTGCTGGCCCGCCGCATGGGCCGCACCCGCATCGTGGCCGAGACCGGCGCGGGCCAGCACGGTGTCGCCACCGCCACGGTCTGCGCGCTGTTCGGCATGAAATGCGCGATCTACATGGGTGCGACCGATGTGGAGCGTCAGAAGCCCAACGTCTTCCGCATGCGCCTGCTCGGGGCCGAGGTCGTGCCCGTCACCGCCGGGGCCGGCACGCTGAAGGATGCGATGAACGAAGCCATGCGCGACTGGGTCACCAACGTGCATGACACCTACTTCCTTGTCGGCACGGTGGCGGGGCCGCACCCCTACCCGCAGATGGTGCGTGATTTCCAGTCCGTGATCGGGGTGGAAACGAAGGAGCAGATCCTCGCCGCCGAAGGCCGCCTGCCCGATGCGATCGTGGCCGCGATCGGTGGCGGATCGAATGCAATGGGTATTTTCCATCCCTTCCTTGACGACCCCCAGGTGCGCCTGATCGGGGTGGAGGCCGCGGGGCTGGGGCTGGACAGCGGACGCACCGCCGCCTCCATCGAACGTGGCGCGCCCGGTGTCCTGCATGGCAACCGCACCTACCTGCTGCAGGACGCCGATGGCCAGGTGACCGAGGCCCACTCCATCAGCGCCGGGCTGGACTATCCCGGCGTGGGGCCGGAACACTCCTGGCTCAACGACATAGGCCGGGCGGAATATGTGGGTGCCACCGATCAGGAAGCGCTGGACGCCTTCCAGCTCTGCACCCGCACCGAAGGGATCATTCCCGCGCTGGAAAGCGCGCACGCCATCGCCTATGCCGCCAAAATCGCGCCCGACATGCCCAGGGATGCGATTGTGGTCATCAACATTTCCGGCCGGGGGGACAAGGACATCTTCACGGTTGCCGAACATCTGGGAGTGAAACTGTGA
- a CDS encoding magnesium transporter CorA family protein, protein MFLAHRPGAPARSVTTAEDAADAAWLDLLNPTADEEALAAQVTGQRIPTRAQLDEIESSSRLFMEDDAVYLSTPLVRKTPDDFFVSPVGFVLMRERILTIRFTGFSAFDVVARQVAGQGALTANEAAILLLEAIVDRLADILEHLGQSLDVMSRDVFQSEEPGQAQAGTLLRNMLRRVGRSGDLGSSVRDSLLGLERISIFLGENKRHDLSEHLQARLGTVERDIRSLNDFVSQTANKVQFLLDATLGFISIEQNNGMKILTVVSFIGVAPTLVAGIYGMNFHDIPELNWKYGYWYSLILMAATVILPLIWFWRRGWLGK, encoded by the coding sequence ATGTTTCTAGCGCACCGCCCCGGGGCTCCGGCCAGAAGTGTGACCACAGCGGAGGATGCGGCAGATGCCGCCTGGCTGGATCTGCTCAATCCCACGGCGGATGAGGAAGCCCTTGCCGCGCAGGTGACGGGCCAGCGTATTCCCACCCGTGCCCAGCTTGACGAGATCGAGAGTTCATCGCGCCTGTTCATGGAAGATGACGCCGTCTATCTTTCCACGCCGCTGGTGCGCAAGACACCGGATGATTTTTTTGTCTCCCCCGTGGGGTTCGTGCTTATGCGTGAGCGGATCCTGACCATCCGTTTTACCGGTTTCAGCGCGTTTGACGTGGTGGCCCGGCAGGTGGCGGGCCAGGGTGCCCTGACCGCCAATGAGGCGGCGATCCTGCTGCTTGAGGCGATCGTGGACCGTCTGGCGGATATTCTGGAACATCTGGGGCAGTCGCTCGATGTCATGTCGCGCGACGTGTTCCAGTCCGAGGAGCCGGGACAGGCGCAGGCGGGCACGCTGCTGCGCAACATGCTGCGCCGGGTGGGCCGGTCGGGCGATCTGGGCTCATCGGTCAGGGACAGCCTGCTGGGGCTTGAGCGCATTTCCATCTTTCTGGGTGAGAACAAGCGCCATGACCTGTCCGAGCATCTTCAGGCGCGGCTGGGCACGGTGGAGCGCGATATCCGCTCATTGAACGATTTCGTGTCGCAAACCGCCAACAAGGTCCAGTTCCTGCTGGACGCGACATTGGGCTTTATCAGCATCGAACAGAATAACGGCATGAAGATACTGACCGTGGTCAGCTTTATTGGCGTGGCCCCCACGCTGGTGGCAGGCATCTACGGCATGAATTTTCATGACATACCGGAACTGAACTGGAAATACGGCTACTGGTACTCACTCATACTTATGGCGGCGACCGTCATATTGCCCCTGATCTGGTTCTGGCGGCGCGGGTGGCTGGGTAAATAG